ATACCTGGACGAATCCTTTAGCCCAATTGGATACGGAGTACCAACAGGATTCAAAAAACCTTATTTCGAATTTGGTATTGACCTATGATGTAATAAAAGACCTAGAAGTTAAGGTCAGTACAGGCTATGGGTTTAGTAATTTATCGGATTATCAAGCCTCACCGCATACTGTTTTTAATCCAGCATACGGATTAGATAGTTCCTCATCGACCTTAATTACTAGTGAAAGCGCCAGGCAGCATTATATTATAGAACCGCAATTGAATTGGAAACGGCGGTTTGCTAATCATAGCATTCAAATTCTTTTGGGGAGTACTTTTCAGGAGCAACAAACCGACCGTACTGGATTTCTTGGTTTTGGATTTGCCAATAATCATTTTATAACCAATTTGAGTGCTGCCAGTACCCTGATGGTTTTAGAGGCGGACGAAACCACCTATAGGCATCACTCTATATTTAGTAGGCTTCATTATGCGTATAAAAACACATTTTTATTAAATCTGACCGGACGACGCGATGGTTCTAGTCGGTTTGGATCTGGCAATAAATATGGGAATTTTGGTGCTATTGGAGCAGCCTATTTATTTTCGAAAGATTTACAGTGGTCTTGGCTCAACCATGGCAAGTTGCGAGGGAGTTATGGCTTGACTGGCAACGACCAAATAGGGGATTATCAGTATTTGCAAACCAATACAATAACTGACTCTACTTATGACGGTTATTTAGGGTTAGAGCCCTCAAGACTTTACAACCCTGTTTTTCAATGGGAGGAAAGCATTAAAAAAGAAATTGCTTTAGAATTGGGAGCCTTCGCAGATCGACTCACTCTTTCGGCGGCCTATTATAATCACCGCTCATCCAATCAACTCATTAATTATGCGTTACCAGGAACCACAGGGTTCACCTCAATATTAAGCAATTTAGATGCTTTAGTTGAAAATTCGGGTTGGGAGTTTGAGATACATGGTGCTATCCTGAATAAGGGGCCATTAAAATGGGAAGCTAGCTTAAATTTGACTTTACCTAAAAACAAGTTGCTCGCGTTTCCGGGATTAGAAGACTCCACTTATGCGAACCGTTATATTATTGGAGAACCGGTGTCTATTGTAAAGCTCTATCAACTACAAGGTGTTAATCCTGAAACAGGGCTTTTTGAATTTGAAGATTTTAATGGGGACGGACAGATTACTAGTCTTGAGGATAGGCAGCAAGTTGCTGATTTAACACCTCAATTATATGGTGGATTTGGTAATGTGGTTACGTATAAAAATTGGGCATTAGATGTGTTTTTTCAGTTTGAGAAAAAAGATGGTTATAATGCCTATCGTTACAGCCAAAGTCCTGGTAGAATGTTGAATCAACCCGTGGAGGTATTAGACCGTTGGCAGCAACCAGGCGACCATGCAGCGATGCAACGTTTTACCACAGGAGCAGATGGCGAGGCTGCTCGTGCGTATACGCGTTTCACTCAGAGTACTGGTGTTATATCGGATGCCTCTTTTATAAGGCTTAAATCTTTAGAACTTGCTTATTCCATTCCTAACAAAAAGGGCTCAGAAAGCTGCCGGATAGCTTTACAGGGTCAAAATTTACTCACGTTTACCAACTTAAAAGGGGTGGATCCTGAACAAGTAACGCGATTTATTCCTGTGTTAAAACGTGTGAATTTAACTGTGCAATTTCAATTTTAACTATTAGAATCACATACCTTATGAAAACATTAACCATAAACAACATATTTATTATCCTTGTCAGCTTCTTTTGCTTTGTTTCCTGCGAGGATTACCTAGAACTAAATGACCCAATTGGGCAATTGCCCACTCCCGAGGTGTTTGAGGATGCTCAAACTGCAACTTCCGCGGTAACCACACTATATGCGAAGCTACGTGATGCCTCTAGTATCAGCGGAGGACAAACCGGTTTGGGATTTTTAATGGGATTATATACCGATGAATTGGATTATTATGCTTTAGGCGAGCATGCGGATTCCTTTTATCAACACCAGATTATAGCATCAGACCCAACGGTTGCTGAATTATGGAACAGTAGTTACCACATTATTTTTATGAGTAATTCTGTTTTGGAAGGTCTTGAAAACTCCGAGAGCCTAAATATAGACGTGAAAAATCAATTACGCGGAGAAGCTTTGTTTGTTAGAGCCTTAATGCATTTTTATTTAGTGAATTTATTTGGCGATGTCCCTTATGTTCTGACCACTGACTATGCATTGAATAGCCAGTTTTCTAGAATGCCCGTTCAGGATGTTTATGAACAGATGCTTATAGATTTGATTGAGGCACAATCTCTTTTAACCAGTTCTTATGTTTCTTTTGAGCGGACCCGACCTAACAAATGGGTTGTGACCTCCTTGATGGCTCGCGTTTATCTTTATTTGGAGCAGTGGGATGCCGCAGAGCGTGCCAGCACGCAGGTGATAAATAACGCGGGTTTATATGATTTACAAGTACCTATTGAAGCTGTTTTTTTAAAGGCGAGCCCCTCTGCTATTTGGCAGTTAAAACCGAAAAACGCTGGTGATAATACTTTAGAAGGCATTTTGTATGCTCTTAGTTCACCCCCTCCACAGGTTGCTGCTTTAACTACTGATTTTATTGAGGATATGGAAGCATTAGATTTAAGACGGCAGCATTGGATCCATGAGGTGACTGATGGTACTGATACCTGGTATTTACCTTATAAGTATCAACAAGGTTCTAATACGGGAACCAGTATGGAATATTCTGTAGTGTTCCGTTTGTCCGAACAATATTTGATACGGGCTGAAGCCCGAGCACGTCAAGGGTATATTACTGATGCACAAGCAGACCTGAATGCTGTTCGTTTGCGTGCAGGTTTGGATGCTATTACGGCCTCTGGGATGGCAGAATTGATGGCGGCGATTACTGCGGAAAGACGGTTTGAACTTTTTACAGAGTTTGGACACCGATGGTTTGATATTAAGAGGCTAGGCATTGCAGATACGGTATTAGATCCCATAAAGCCGGGGTGGATTTCCACGCAGGTTTTATTGCCTATTCCAGACAGTGAATTGTTACGTAACCCTAATTTAAACCCACAAAATCCGGGGTATTAAACTGAAAACTATGACTAAACACAAATTAATACATACCGGTTTTTCGTTTATAAAGCTATTCCTCGTACTAACCCTATTTATAACGGCTGATTTCGGTTTCAGCCAAAGCGATTCTAAAAAAGTGTACTTTACTGGGTTGGACTCCTTATGGAGTCAAAATATTTATACAGAGAAACTGTCTCAGGATGGCATGTGGTATACTTATACAGAAGTTTTCAATTCTGAATCGCGCTTTCTAAAGTTGGGGCATATTTTGGATGCGTATTCTGCTACTTTTAAGAATTGTAGGATGCATCAATTTTCCAATAATAATCATTGGTTTGCGGCTATTAATGATTCCGAGGAGCTTGTTGTGGTGGACCTGGTAAACCATAACCAAGCGACATACCCTCATATTATGATGCATATGTTTAGCTTTTCGGAATCTGGGAATTATTTAGCTGCTTATCAACAAGTTGACGATAAACCGGTTGGTATTTTATTAATTGATCTTAGGACTCGAACTGTTAAGTCCCTGTCTGGGGTGGAATCTTTTTCATGGCATCCCACAAAAGAGCAGTTGCTTATTGTTAAAAATCAGGATAGTAAGCAGCAGGTTATAGTCTATGATGTTCTTACTGACGAAGCAACAACTGTAACGCAAAATAGCGACAGTGAATATCACTTTTTAACTTGGGGTGCGTTGGGGAGTGCCGTTTTTATGGAATTGCGAGAAGGTAGTCATATTTTGTATTTTATGAATACTCAAGGTGAAATTATTAAGTTGCAAGACCTAGATGTTGCTACTTTACAGGCTGGTTCAGTAATCAGTCATCGAAAGCCTTATGTATCTGAAGATGGACAGAAAATTCTTTTTTATAGGCAACCATTACAGGATCAACACAAGGGTGTAACAGCACCTGTAGAAACATGGCATACAGCTGATCCTTGGGTATACCCAAGGATGCAGTATTATCATGATACTGAATTAGAGTTTGCCTTGACAGGTTGGTATCCCGAAACTGGAGCACTAGTTGCTATTGAAACGGCGCAAACGCCCACCGCTGCGCTTACGATTAATCATGACTATGCCTTGGTATATAACCAGCTTGAGAACGAACCCCAATACCAATATTTTCCCAGTTCTGATTTATACGTTAAGCATGTGAAAACAGGAGTAACCCAATTAGTTATTGAGAATCAATATACAGAAGCGGAATTTATTTCTATTTCTCCAGGTGGTAATTATGTAGCGTATTTTAAGACGAATGATTGGTGGGTTTATGATATTAAACAGGCTAAAACCGTAAACTTAACAGGTGATATTTCAGCGGATTTCCAGAACTTTGAACGCGAATTGCCAGGGAGCCAGTATCCTTATGGTAGTCCTGGTTGGACAGAAGATGATGAACACATTATTATATATGACCAACATGATATTTGGATGATGACTCCAGATGGCGCCGATAAAACACGTATTACACGAGGTCAGGAGGCAGGTATGCGTTTTAGGATTGCTAAAAACACATCTAGACTCCATCATGCGAATTCCGTCATAGGTCCTGGTTTTTCAAGTGTCGCCTTGGATTTAAAAACCGGTGTTTTATTGGAGGTATTTGATCTTGGCGATTATAAAACAGGCTATGCCTTTTGGGGGCGCAATCAGGAGATAGCGACTCTTTTGCTGGAAGACCAAAAAGTAAGCCAAGCTTTGGTCTCCAAAAACTCGTCGACTTTAATTTATTGTAAGGAATTTTTTAATCGACCTAGAGGGTTATACCGATTGGATTTAAAGACCCTAAAAGAAACTTTGATTTATCAGTCGAATGCGGCATTGCAGGAATATGATTTAGGTACTTTTGAGCTTATAGATTATACCGGAACTTCAGGAAAACCATTAAAAGGTGCTTTGTTATATCCGGCAAATTTTAACCCTGATAAGACCTACCCCATGATTGTACATATCTATGAGAATGAGTCTAAAAAGGTATTGGGGTTTAAGCCTCCTTCCGATTTTACTTTAAATGGTTTTAATTTATTGAAATATATTACTAACGGTTATTTTGTTTTTTACCCTGACTTTGAATACATCCAAGGAGACCCAGGAGTTTCCGCCTTACAATCGGTAACTACAGCTGTAAATACGGTTTTGGAAAGAGGGCATGTGGATGCCAAACGCATGGGATTGATAGGTCATTCTTTTGGTGGTTATGAAACGGCTTTTATAGTCACCCAAACGAATTTATTTGCTGCGGCCGTGGCGGGGGCGGCCGTTACCGACCTGAAAAGTTATTATCATGATGTGTCGTGGGATAATAAGCAGAACCAGATGTGGCGCATGGAAAATCAGCAGTGGCGTATGGGAAAGTCTTTTTACCAAGCTAAAAACGCCTATTATAGAAATTCGCCACTTCATCAAATAGAAGGTATAGAAACCCCTTTACTATTATGGACTGGAAAGTTGGATACTAACGTGAACTGGAGCCAAAGTGTTTACCTATTTATGGGACTTAAACGTTTAGGAAAAAAGGGAAAATTGCTATTGTTTGATAATGAGTTTCATTTTATTAGTCATAAAATGAATCAGCGGCTACTTACTCAAGACATTTATGAGTGGATGGAGTTGCATTTAAAACGACCAGATTGACACAAAATAGTTTCCTGAATGACAACAAAATCATTCAGGAAACTTTTGAATCAGAAATTACTGATATTTATTCCTCAGGCCATTCGTATAGTGATACGGAACACATGGTGCCTGACGGGTTTGTAAATCGGTAAACATTTTTACCATCTAATTGTTGGCAAGGAATGCCTCCAAATATGGCACAATTTTTATTTGCTGTGACACACTGTGTCTCCGCATCATTGTACACAAAACCAATTAAAGCAGCATCTTCATTTGAAGCGTTGTTGCTTTCTGTAGCAAAAGCAAATGCCATTGCCAACATACATACTGCCAAGGGCAGTCCGAATTTTAAAACTTTTGTTTTCATTGTTATTCATTTTTAATTTATTTATGACCGACTCTTTTTTAGGCGTTCGATCTTCTCCTACATACTGCGCAGTATTTTTTTTATTTCTTAGGGTTATTAAAATGTTTCGGTTTTAATTTGTAAAGCCATATTTTGTCATCAACTAGAGCACATAGTACATCTTTATAGACCTTAAATTCGCGTATTTTTTTATGCGGTTGGTGGTATACATAAAAGCTAAAGACATAGCTAAAATCTACTATGTTATATACGTCAATGATTGATGCTGATACAAGAGGGGCTTCACTTTCATATTTTCCAAGGCGATCACTATTAATGTATAGATAGTCGCCAGAGGTACTAGCTTGACGGTTTACTTGGACAGATTTTCCACGTTTGAATACATCTTTTGATTTGTAATATTGAACATCTATATTTGGAATGGAAATGGTATCTATTGTTTTCCCAATCTGAATATTATCCCATAGTTCATCAGCAACTAAGTATTGGTTTTTATAATAATAGGTGTACAAAAATTTTCGATGTTTTTCGTTCCAAAGTAGGATGCCGTCTGTACTAAATTTAGTATCAGGTGTCGCATTGAGAATTTTGGAATTTATGCGAATAGTATCTTGATGCAAGGTCTTTTTCATAACCCCTAGCGCTTTCGATCTTGTTTCACTACTAATGGTTGTAAAACCTATATTGGAGCTGTCAGCAATAGCAAAATCGGAAAAGAAGGCTTCGTTGTAAGCGTAAATCTGTGCCTTCCAGTCTCCAATATTACCTCTAAACATTACAGGTACCGTACCATCGGCTACATAATAAAACGGTGGATTAACAGCAATTCGGACTCTTTTAAACCGGATATTTAAACTGTCTATTTTTAAGGAATGCTCCTGGATATCTTTCAGACTATGAGAAATGGATTTTAGTAAGAACGGCGCTGTAACATTACCCAAAAATATATTTTGGTCGTCCATTCCCGCCAGATAGTACGAGTTAAATTCCAAGTTATAATCTCCAAATTTGGTAATAGGATGTGGTATATATTTTCTGATGAAGGCATTGTTACGCTTGATCTCTTTTTCGGAGGTTAGGTAAAGTCCGCAAACAATTGCAAAACCTATAAGGGTTAAAGCGGTTGATTTTATGATTAGTTGTTTGGCGGTTACTTTTTCAGTCCAGTAGAGTGCTAAAAGCGCTAATCCTATAAAAAACGTGTTGAATATTAGGTGTTCTGTCCAGCCCAATGATTCCAGAACCCCACCACAAGAACAGGGTGTAAAGGATGTGAAGTTTAGTATTATGACAATATAGGTCGTGAATAGTACCATGAGTAAGTAGGCTGTATATAGGCCAATTTTTCTTGTTTTCTCCCATGCCAATAGTCCTGCCGTTGCTAGTTCAATTCCAATAACACCGTAAGAAACAGGAACTGCAAAAGCGGCTAAAAGTGGTGACTGACCTAACTGGGTTTGAAAATCTGTAAAGGTTATGAGCTTGCTTACGCTGGC
Above is a window of Bizionia sp. M204 DNA encoding:
- a CDS encoding SusC/RagA family TonB-linked outer membrane protein, which produces MTKTFYLKRSRLVFSSQLLICLLSVSLYAQDVLISGVITDGQQPIPGASILIKHTVRGTVSDFDGRYELPAKPTDTLQISYLGYSPMELPVGSLRVINVILQEDATALGEVTINAGYYNTTERTKTGSIAQITAKEIAKQPVSNPLAAMQGRLSGVNIVETSGVPGSGFDVRIRGQSSLMAGNEPLYIIDGVPYDSQTLGSSNTSGPIIPNANISPLNAINPATIESIEVLKDADATAIYGSRGANGVVLISTKKGQQGQTTFIINSRTGFSTIAQKRDVLNTEQYLEMRREAFANDGISTYPATAYDVNGTWDENRYTDWQEALIGETATTRQLMASVSGGGERTQFLLSGMYQNETTVFPKDFNYDRITFNSNIRHTSINNRFRLNFSAGYTAEANLLPGMDLSNDAYTLSPNAPALYDDAGELNWENNTWTNPLAQLDTEYQQDSKNLISNLVLTYDVIKDLEVKVSTGYGFSNLSDYQASPHTVFNPAYGLDSSSSTLITSESARQHYIIEPQLNWKRRFANHSIQILLGSTFQEQQTDRTGFLGFGFANNHFITNLSAASTLMVLEADETTYRHHSIFSRLHYAYKNTFLLNLTGRRDGSSRFGSGNKYGNFGAIGAAYLFSKDLQWSWLNHGKLRGSYGLTGNDQIGDYQYLQTNTITDSTYDGYLGLEPSRLYNPVFQWEESIKKEIALELGAFADRLTLSAAYYNHRSSNQLINYALPGTTGFTSILSNLDALVENSGWEFEIHGAILNKGPLKWEASLNLTLPKNKLLAFPGLEDSTYANRYIIGEPVSIVKLYQLQGVNPETGLFEFEDFNGDGQITSLEDRQQVADLTPQLYGGFGNVVTYKNWALDVFFQFEKKDGYNAYRYSQSPGRMLNQPVEVLDRWQQPGDHAAMQRFTTGADGEAARAYTRFTQSTGVISDASFIRLKSLELAYSIPNKKGSESCRIALQGQNLLTFTNLKGVDPEQVTRFIPVLKRVNLTVQFQF
- a CDS encoding RagB/SusD family nutrient uptake outer membrane protein, translating into MPTPEVFEDAQTATSAVTTLYAKLRDASSISGGQTGLGFLMGLYTDELDYYALGEHADSFYQHQIIASDPTVAELWNSSYHIIFMSNSVLEGLENSESLNIDVKNQLRGEALFVRALMHFYLVNLFGDVPYVLTTDYALNSQFSRMPVQDVYEQMLIDLIEAQSLLTSSYVSFERTRPNKWVVTSLMARVYLYLEQWDAAERASTQVINNAGLYDLQVPIEAVFLKASPSAIWQLKPKNAGDNTLEGILYALSSPPPQVAALTTDFIEDMEALDLRRQHWIHEVTDGTDTWYLPYKYQQGSNTGTSMEYSVVFRLSEQYLIRAEARARQGYITDAQADLNAVRLRAGLDAITASGMAELMAAITAERRFELFTEFGHRWFDIKRLGIADTVLDPIKPGWISTQVLLPIPDSELLRNPNLNPQNPGY
- a CDS encoding prolyl oligopeptidase family serine peptidase: MTKHKLIHTGFSFIKLFLVLTLFITADFGFSQSDSKKVYFTGLDSLWSQNIYTEKLSQDGMWYTYTEVFNSESRFLKLGHILDAYSATFKNCRMHQFSNNNHWFAAINDSEELVVVDLVNHNQATYPHIMMHMFSFSESGNYLAAYQQVDDKPVGILLIDLRTRTVKSLSGVESFSWHPTKEQLLIVKNQDSKQQVIVYDVLTDEATTVTQNSDSEYHFLTWGALGSAVFMELREGSHILYFMNTQGEIIKLQDLDVATLQAGSVISHRKPYVSEDGQKILFYRQPLQDQHKGVTAPVETWHTADPWVYPRMQYYHDTELEFALTGWYPETGALVAIETAQTPTAALTINHDYALVYNQLENEPQYQYFPSSDLYVKHVKTGVTQLVIENQYTEAEFISISPGGNYVAYFKTNDWWVYDIKQAKTVNLTGDISADFQNFERELPGSQYPYGSPGWTEDDEHIIIYDQHDIWMMTPDGADKTRITRGQEAGMRFRIAKNTSRLHHANSVIGPGFSSVALDLKTGVLLEVFDLGDYKTGYAFWGRNQEIATLLLEDQKVSQALVSKNSSTLIYCKEFFNRPRGLYRLDLKTLKETLIYQSNAALQEYDLGTFELIDYTGTSGKPLKGALLYPANFNPDKTYPMIVHIYENESKKVLGFKPPSDFTLNGFNLLKYITNGYFVFYPDFEYIQGDPGVSALQSVTTAVNTVLERGHVDAKRMGLIGHSFGGYETAFIVTQTNLFAAAVAGAAVTDLKSYYHDVSWDNKQNQMWRMENQQWRMGKSFYQAKNAYYRNSPLHQIEGIETPLLLWTGKLDTNVNWSQSVYLFMGLKRLGKKGKLLLFDNEFHFISHKMNQRLLTQDIYEWMELHLKRPD
- a CDS encoding DUF6520 family protein, whose amino-acid sequence is MKTKVLKFGLPLAVCMLAMAFAFATESNNASNEDAALIGFVYNDAETQCVTANKNCAIFGGIPCQQLDGKNVYRFTNPSGTMCSVSLYEWPEE
- a CDS encoding MauE/DoxX family redox-associated membrane protein, giving the protein MYFKNLITKKTIVVAIAMLFILLFVYASVSKLITFTDFQTQLGQSPLLAAFAVPVSYGVIGIELATAGLLAWEKTRKIGLYTAYLLMVLFTTYIVIILNFTSFTPCSCGGVLESLGWTEHLIFNTFFIGLALLALYWTEKVTAKQLIIKSTALTLIGFAIVCGLYLTSEKEIKRNNAFIRKYIPHPITKFGDYNLEFNSYYLAGMDDQNIFLGNVTAPFLLKSISHSLKDIQEHSLKIDSLNIRFKRVRIAVNPPFYYVADGTVPVMFRGNIGDWKAQIYAYNEAFFSDFAIADSSNIGFTTISSETRSKALGVMKKTLHQDTIRINSKILNATPDTKFSTDGILLWNEKHRKFLYTYYYKNQYLVADELWDNIQIGKTIDTISIPNIDVQYYKSKDVFKRGKSVQVNRQASTSGDYLYINSDRLGKYESEAPLVSASIIDVYNIVDFSYVFSFYVYHQPHKKIREFKVYKDVLCALVDDKIWLYKLKPKHFNNPKK